A genomic stretch from Pararhizobium sp. IMCC21322 includes:
- the argS gene encoding arginine--tRNA ligase: MNIYADFAEKMLPLIKGSDLLSDLDADAQAALPLDRIVVEPPRDATHGDLATNAALLLAKGLRRKPRDIAEAITELLTEHSDALQVQSVSIAGPGFINITLQPVVWQSIVQDVLRNGMNFGRTDLGQGEKINVEYVSANPTGPMHVGHCRGAVFGDALATLLSYVGYDVTREYYINDAGAQVDVLAQSAYLRYREALGEVIGAIPEGLYPGEYLMALGAQLKDQHGSSLLEMDEAEWLPIVKEAAISAMLELIRSDLDKLGVVHDVFFSERSLTADGDDRVAEMIADLRERDLIYLGTLPPPKGKLPDDWEDREQTLFRSTRYGDDVDRALLKSDGSYTYFASDIAYHFDKYKRGFNRMVDVLGADHQGYLKRMTAAVTAISSENASLDIRFCQLVNLFRDGQPVKMSKRSGNLVTLADVVDEVGRDVTRFIMLYRKNDATLDFDFTKVLEQSKDNPVFYVQYAHARTHSTFAQAIEVFDEKIVDGLEKVDISILDDASELALMRKLAEYPRIVEAAANFYEPHRIAFYLNDLASAFHGHWNKGKDLPQLRFIKDDNEKLTRARLALVLAVQIVLRSGLGLLGVDAREELR, encoded by the coding sequence ATGAACATTTACGCAGACTTTGCCGAAAAAATGCTTCCTTTGATCAAGGGTTCTGATTTGCTTTCAGACCTTGATGCTGACGCACAAGCAGCACTCCCGTTGGACCGTATCGTTGTGGAACCGCCGAGAGATGCCACCCATGGTGACCTGGCGACGAACGCCGCGCTGCTTCTTGCCAAAGGGCTGCGCCGTAAACCACGCGATATAGCGGAAGCCATTACCGAACTGCTCACGGAGCATTCTGATGCCCTGCAAGTGCAATCGGTCAGCATTGCCGGGCCGGGCTTTATCAATATCACGTTGCAGCCGGTTGTGTGGCAATCGATTGTTCAGGATGTTCTGCGGAATGGAATGAACTTCGGTCGGACCGATCTGGGGCAGGGCGAGAAGATCAACGTTGAATACGTCTCGGCCAATCCGACCGGCCCAATGCATGTAGGACATTGCCGGGGTGCGGTTTTCGGAGACGCTTTGGCAACATTGCTGTCCTATGTGGGCTATGATGTGACGCGGGAATACTACATCAATGATGCAGGCGCTCAGGTGGATGTGTTAGCTCAATCCGCATATCTGAGATATCGCGAGGCGCTGGGTGAGGTTATCGGTGCTATTCCCGAGGGTCTTTACCCGGGCGAATACCTGATGGCACTGGGCGCACAACTTAAAGACCAGCATGGATCATCTCTGCTTGAGATGGATGAAGCCGAATGGCTTCCAATTGTAAAAGAAGCTGCTATTTCGGCTATGCTCGAGCTGATCCGGTCAGATCTGGACAAGCTTGGTGTCGTGCATGACGTTTTCTTTTCAGAACGATCCCTGACAGCGGATGGTGATGACCGGGTTGCAGAAATGATTGCCGATCTGCGCGAACGGGACTTGATATATCTGGGAACATTGCCGCCACCAAAGGGCAAGCTTCCCGATGATTGGGAAGACCGCGAACAGACACTTTTCAGATCGACACGCTATGGTGACGATGTGGACCGGGCGCTATTGAAATCAGATGGCAGCTATACCTATTTCGCGTCCGACATCGCCTATCATTTCGACAAATATAAGCGCGGATTCAACCGCATGGTAGATGTTCTTGGAGCGGATCATCAGGGCTATCTGAAGCGAATGACGGCTGCTGTGACGGCAATATCATCGGAAAATGCATCGCTGGACATCCGTTTTTGTCAGTTAGTGAACCTGTTTCGTGATGGTCAACCGGTTAAAATGTCAAAACGTTCGGGTAATCTTGTCACACTTGCAGATGTGGTTGACGAGGTTGGCAGGGACGTCACGCGGTTCATTATGTTGTATCGTAAGAACGACGCCACGTTGGATTTCGACTTCACAAAAGTGCTCGAGCAGTCGAAGGACAATCCTGTATTTTACGTGCAGTATGCGCATGCGCGTACACATTCGACATTTGCGCAAGCAATTGAAGTATTTGATGAAAAAATCGTAGACGGTCTGGAAAAAGTGGATATTTCGATCCTGGACGATGCCAGCGAACTGGCTCTCATGCGCAAGCTTGCAGAGTATCCGCGCATCGTCGAAGCGGCGGCAAATTTCTACGAGCCGCATCGCATTGCATTTTATCTAAATGATTTAGCAAGTGCGTTTCACGGCCATTGGAACAAAGGCAAAGATTTGCCCCAATTACGATTTATTAAAGATGATAATGAAAAATTGACTAGAGCGCGCTTAGCTCTTGTTTTGGCGGTGCAAATTGTTCTGCGCTCCGGTCTTGGATTGCTGGGAGTGGATGCGCGGGAAGAATTGCGTTAG
- a CDS encoding deoxyguanosinetriphosphate triphosphohydrolase — MNPVDLPEPLPEALDVSDIGFGFTNRATYAVDPQNTRGRVFDEPESPTRTAFQRDRDRIIHSNAFRRLKHKTQVFISDEGDHYRTRLTHSIEVAQIARSIARAFRLDEDLTEALALAHDFGHTPFGHAGERALDSAMSEFGGFDHNLQSLRIVSKMERRYPRFDGLNLSWETLEGLAKHNGPVAEPLAGRIRALLPTLQLRLDGYASLEAQAAALSDDIAYDTHDIDDGLRSGLLNLAQLRTVPLLFGLLDDIADEFPGLDEERTRHELSRRLITIMVEDVIGETQRRLSKLRPASADDVRNAGASVLSFSEPFSRQEGEVKAFLFKHLYRHPSLMERMTSAEAVVKDLFVTYLQNIEEIPLRWREQATEGVATLNKPKAARLVADYIAGMTDLFADQEHERLFGDHATRGV, encoded by the coding sequence ATGAACCCAGTTGATTTGCCAGAACCATTGCCCGAGGCTTTAGACGTTTCCGATATCGGATTTGGATTTACCAATAGAGCAACCTATGCCGTAGACCCGCAAAACACGCGCGGTCGCGTCTTCGACGAGCCTGAAAGTCCAACCCGGACAGCTTTCCAGCGCGACCGGGACAGAATCATCCATTCCAATGCGTTTCGGCGTCTCAAACACAAGACACAGGTGTTTATTTCCGATGAAGGGGATCATTACCGCACACGTCTGACCCATTCCATTGAAGTGGCTCAGATTGCCCGGTCCATTGCCCGGGCATTCCGTCTTGATGAGGATCTGACGGAAGCATTGGCTCTGGCTCATGATTTCGGGCACACGCCGTTTGGTCATGCAGGTGAACGCGCGCTCGATTCAGCAATGTCAGAATTCGGCGGGTTCGATCACAATCTGCAGAGCCTTCGGATCGTCAGCAAAATGGAACGCCGTTATCCGCGTTTTGATGGACTTAATCTGAGTTGGGAAACGCTGGAGGGGCTGGCAAAACATAATGGCCCGGTTGCCGAGCCGCTAGCCGGGCGCATTCGGGCTTTGTTGCCAACACTTCAATTGCGGCTTGATGGTTATGCAAGTCTTGAGGCGCAGGCTGCCGCACTGTCCGATGACATTGCATATGACACACACGATATAGATGACGGTTTGCGCTCCGGTCTGCTGAATCTGGCGCAATTGAGAACCGTGCCTTTGCTGTTCGGATTGCTGGATGACATTGCTGATGAATTTCCCGGCCTTGATGAAGAGCGGACGCGCCATGAGTTATCGCGTCGGCTGATCACCATCATGGTGGAAGATGTCATTGGCGAAACACAGCGAAGATTGTCAAAGCTGCGGCCTGCCTCAGCAGATGATGTCAGGAATGCGGGGGCTTCGGTTTTGAGTTTTTCAGAGCCGTTCAGCCGTCAGGAAGGGGAGGTCAAAGCGTTTTTGTTCAAACATCTTTACCGCCATCCCTCATTGATGGAGAGAATGACCAGCGCGGAAGCAGTTGTGAAGGACCTGTTTGTGACCTACCTGCAAAATATCGAGGAAATCCCGCTGCGGTGGCGGGAACAAGCCACCGAAGGGGTGGCGACACTGAATAAGCCAAAGGCAGCCAGATTGGTCGCTGACTATATTGCCGGAATGACAGATCTGTTCGCAGATCAGGAACATGAACGTCTTTTCGGTGACCATGCGACGCGCGGAGTTTGA
- the erpA gene encoding iron-sulfur cluster insertion protein ErpA — protein sequence MASATQQTNSSDATPPIAQNSVTVTERAALRVAKILAGEADGKSLRISVDGGGCSGFSYKYDLVEDMTEDDLVLKRNGATILIDQVSLPFLEGSEIDFVDDLMGQSFQINNPNATASCGCGTSFSI from the coding sequence ATGGCCAGTGCAACACAACAAACAAATTCTTCAGACGCGACGCCTCCAATCGCACAAAATTCTGTCACTGTTACAGAACGGGCTGCATTGCGAGTTGCAAAGATTCTAGCCGGTGAAGCGGATGGTAAATCACTCCGCATCAGTGTGGATGGCGGCGGATGTTCCGGCTTTTCATACAAATATGATCTGGTCGAGGACATGACCGAAGATGATCTGGTGCTCAAACGAAATGGCGCCACCATATTGATCGATCAGGTATCTTTGCCCTTCCTGGAAGGATCAGAGATCGATTTCGTCGACGATTTGATGGGGCAGTCCTTCCAGATCAACAATCCCAATGCCACAGCATCCTGCGGTTGCGGCACCTCCTTTTCGATCTGA
- the xth gene encoding exodeoxyribonuclease III has translation MKIATWNINGIKARLETLQAWLKEAEPDLVALQEVKSIDENFPRAIFEDLGYEVHTHGQKGFNGVALFSKTPMEDVQRGLPGDDDDVQARFISALISVDGKMVRVASLYLPNGNPVDTEKFPYKLGWMDRLHAWTEEHLKSEEDFILAGDYNVIPQPIDCHNPAAWEGDALFRPETRSAFFKLQNLGMTDALRQTNQDQAYTFWDYQAGAWQKNNGIRIDHLMLSPGVADRLRQCQVDKHVRAWEKPSDHVPVWVEI, from the coding sequence ATGAAAATTGCGACCTGGAATATAAATGGCATCAAGGCGCGTCTTGAAACCCTACAGGCTTGGCTGAAAGAAGCTGAGCCTGATCTGGTCGCCTTGCAAGAAGTCAAATCGATCGATGAAAACTTCCCACGCGCTATTTTCGAAGACCTTGGCTACGAGGTTCATACACATGGTCAAAAGGGCTTCAATGGCGTTGCCCTGTTTTCCAAAACACCGATGGAAGATGTGCAACGTGGATTGCCAGGTGATGATGACGATGTGCAGGCCCGATTTATTTCGGCGCTGATATCCGTCGATGGGAAGATGGTCCGGGTGGCATCGCTCTATCTGCCAAATGGCAATCCGGTTGATACCGAGAAATTTCCCTACAAGCTGGGCTGGATGGATCGGCTGCATGCCTGGACCGAAGAACATCTGAAGAGCGAAGAAGATTTTATTCTCGCCGGGGACTACAATGTCATCCCGCAACCGATCGATTGTCACAACCCTGCAGCATGGGAAGGTGATGCGTTGTTTCGCCCGGAAACGCGATCAGCGTTTTTCAAATTGCAGAATTTGGGCATGACAGATGCCTTACGCCAGACAAATCAGGATCAGGCTTATACATTCTGGGATTATCAGGCTGGTGCCTGGCAGAAGAACAACGGTATTCGCATTGACCACTTGATGTTGTCACCGGGTGTTGCCGACAGATTGCGTCAATGCCAGGTGGACAAGCATGTCAGGGCCTGGGAAAAACCTTCAGATCACGTGCCGGTATGGGTGGAAATCTAA
- a CDS encoding EAL domain-containing protein, translating to MRIRTILLIAFLTVTIFPTAIFGWWSYSHAVKREFAEVEDRHLLLAQNLSAALTRYHTDLVGTLKTVSSALLSDQTTDLQPLMSELDIVNVFLVDQPSVTVIAQMDAGNGSDIELLTEEHLALAKRIAQPGETKFSHVVGTQTHGNVLLGVRSNADNLTIAFVSTQYFKQLGEQISFGKNGHAAIVDNAGNVLSHPVPDWVESRRNLSQISAVARMMSGETGIDQFYSPAFKGDMIAGLTSVEGPGWGVMIPQPVEEIYEKVRENSISIVLALAIGWSMAAVFVLLFVNSLIRPLEQLLQSIKENAREKKLNPVRVRLGLVPLREVWQLKLGYNAMVGRVAQANEKVSAMAFSDDVTGLANRKRFEEVTRGLLAGCETEAARGIVAFIDLDDFKQINDVHGHSYGDRFLRERAAKLTELVQAAEQTFFGDEIVEHPPIAARVGGDEFVIVFPGLSREDDIRQFLVQVRKVLSTPSTVLSEVPFCAASIGCARYPEDSTNLDGLLKCADIAMYHAKKAGKNRFEMYSSQMGMMTAAELCVAVDQAIDDNQLVLEYQPKVCARTKEPRGVEALVRWNHPVLGRLLPDNWIPIISHSPVMEKLGEWLIARAIDDHAEWTRAGLNLSVAVNISAGHFSSPGFTNSITRMARSRNFDCNNMEIEITEDTLFSSLVHANDVLESLRAEGFRVSIDDFGTGYSNIARLSQMRVDFLKIDRSVISQAHDDERVASMMDCIVLMAKTLGCKTVAEGVETQSEVDFLARHKIDILQGFYFSKGLSVSQLLAWSREHSQAVAAGAFDRQTSHAA from the coding sequence ATGCGCATTCGCACGATTCTGTTGATTGCATTTTTGACCGTTACCATTTTCCCTACGGCCATTTTTGGCTGGTGGTCCTACAGCCACGCTGTAAAGCGGGAGTTTGCGGAAGTTGAAGATCGTCATTTGCTGCTTGCACAGAATTTGAGTGCTGCACTGACGCGCTACCACACTGATTTGGTAGGCACTTTGAAAACAGTTTCCTCCGCTTTGCTGTCTGACCAGACGACGGACTTGCAGCCTTTGATGTCGGAGCTTGATATCGTCAATGTGTTTCTGGTTGACCAACCCTCAGTTACAGTAATCGCGCAAATGGATGCCGGAAACGGCTCTGACATTGAACTGCTTACGGAAGAGCATTTGGCATTGGCAAAGAGGATTGCTCAACCCGGCGAGACGAAATTCTCCCACGTTGTTGGCACACAAACACACGGAAACGTGCTGCTTGGGGTCAGAAGCAATGCGGATAATTTGACCATTGCATTTGTTTCCACGCAGTATTTCAAGCAACTTGGCGAGCAGATTTCATTTGGCAAAAATGGCCATGCAGCCATTGTCGACAATGCTGGTAACGTTTTGTCCCACCCCGTTCCGGACTGGGTTGAGTCCCGCCGAAATCTGTCTCAAATTTCCGCTGTCGCCAGAATGATGAGTGGAGAGACGGGCATAGACCAATTCTATTCTCCTGCATTTAAGGGAGATATGATTGCTGGCCTTACGTCGGTGGAGGGCCCCGGCTGGGGGGTCATGATTCCCCAACCCGTGGAAGAGATATACGAGAAGGTGCGTGAGAACAGCATCTCAATTGTTCTGGCGTTGGCAATTGGCTGGAGCATGGCGGCCGTTTTTGTACTGCTGTTCGTCAATTCTCTGATCAGGCCGTTGGAACAGCTTCTGCAATCCATCAAGGAAAACGCAAGAGAGAAGAAGCTCAACCCGGTGCGTGTCCGCCTTGGGCTGGTTCCATTGCGTGAGGTCTGGCAGTTAAAGCTGGGCTACAATGCCATGGTCGGACGGGTTGCTCAGGCAAATGAAAAAGTATCAGCTATGGCATTTTCTGATGATGTTACCGGATTGGCCAATCGGAAGCGATTTGAAGAGGTCACCAGAGGATTGCTTGCGGGCTGCGAAACGGAGGCGGCGCGGGGCATCGTTGCTTTTATCGATCTTGATGATTTCAAACAGATAAATGACGTTCATGGTCACAGCTATGGTGACCGTTTCTTGCGCGAACGCGCAGCGAAATTGACAGAATTGGTTCAAGCAGCCGAACAAACTTTTTTTGGAGATGAGATTGTTGAACATCCGCCCATCGCAGCACGTGTTGGCGGAGATGAATTTGTTATCGTATTTCCCGGGTTGAGCCGGGAAGATGACATCAGACAGTTTCTGGTGCAGGTTCGTAAAGTGCTTTCCACGCCATCGACTGTTCTGTCAGAGGTTCCGTTTTGTGCGGCCAGCATTGGCTGTGCACGTTACCCCGAAGACAGCACAAATCTCGATGGGTTGCTCAAATGCGCTGACATCGCGATGTATCATGCCAAGAAGGCCGGTAAGAACCGCTTTGAAATGTATTCCTCCCAGATGGGCATGATGACAGCAGCGGAACTTTGTGTGGCTGTCGACCAGGCAATCGACGACAATCAGCTTGTCCTGGAATATCAACCAAAAGTCTGTGCCAGAACCAAAGAACCTCGGGGCGTTGAGGCACTGGTAAGATGGAACCATCCGGTTCTGGGACGTCTGCTTCCAGATAACTGGATACCGATTATTTCTCATTCTCCCGTCATGGAAAAGCTTGGCGAATGGTTGATTGCACGGGCGATTGACGATCACGCGGAGTGGACGCGGGCAGGGCTCAATCTATCGGTTGCTGTGAACATAAGTGCGGGACACTTTTCGAGCCCGGGGTTTACGAACTCCATTACACGAATGGCGCGTTCGAGAAACTTTGACTGCAACAATATGGAAATTGAAATCACGGAGGACACATTGTTCTCCTCTCTTGTGCATGCCAACGACGTGCTTGAAAGTCTTCGGGCCGAAGGGTTCCGGGTTTCCATTGATGACTTTGGCACCGGTTACTCAAATATTGCCAGGCTGAGCCAGATGCGGGTGGATTTTTTGAAGATTGATCGCTCGGTTATCTCTCAGGCTCATGATGATGAGCGTGTTGCCTCAATGATGGATTGCATTGTTCTCATGGCAAAAACGCTTGGCTGCAAAACTGTTGCCGAAGGGGTTGAAACCCAGAGCGAGGTTGATTTTCTTGCGCGTCACAAGATTGATATCCTGCAAGGCTTCTATTTCTCGAAGGGTTTGTCAGTTTCACAGCTTCTGGCGTGGTCTCGTGAACACAGTCAGGCTGTTGCTGCAGGTGCCTTTGATCGTCAAACCAGCCACGCCGCATGA
- a CDS encoding sarcosine oxidase subunit gamma, translating into MAPSDPKSETQVDRPDRQSALSHRSPLTGDDGLIMREATHLGKLVLRLAATEAETVEFDALEGAALPTQPCNSSVSDTGTVSVLWLGPDEWMIVSQAGTEQALQTRLQSDVSGRHFQLSNVTDYYTCIDIAGDQNREILMNLSTLDMHKRSFSAGQIKGSIFGHANAYVWQLHTDPGASETFRLIVRSSMADYLWCLISRSARLFGMPEDTPSSGEKLVIS; encoded by the coding sequence ATGGCACCATCTGATCCAAAGTCGGAAACGCAGGTTGATCGACCAGACCGACAGAGCGCCCTGTCGCATCGATCACCGCTGACCGGTGATGACGGACTCATCATGCGGGAAGCCACCCATCTGGGGAAACTGGTTTTGCGACTTGCCGCGACCGAAGCAGAAACTGTGGAATTTGATGCGCTGGAAGGTGCCGCTCTGCCAACACAGCCCTGCAACTCCAGCGTATCTGACACAGGTACAGTTTCCGTGTTGTGGCTTGGCCCAGATGAGTGGATGATCGTCAGCCAGGCGGGCACAGAGCAGGCTTTACAGACCAGACTGCAATCAGATGTGAGTGGACGGCATTTTCAACTTTCCAATGTGACGGACTATTACACATGCATTGATATTGCAGGTGATCAGAATCGCGAGATTCTCATGAATTTGAGCACGCTCGACATGCATAAACGCTCGTTTTCTGCGGGTCAGATAAAGGGCTCCATATTTGGTCATGCCAATGCATATGTCTGGCAATTGCACACAGACCCTGGGGCGAGTGAGACTTTTCGGCTGATCGTGCGTTCATCAATGGCCGACTATCTATGGTGTCTGATCAGCCGATCAGCGCGCTTGTTCGGGATGCCGGAGGATACTCCCAGTTCAGGCGAAAAGCTGGTGATTTCATAG
- a CDS encoding sarcosine oxidase subunit alpha family protein, producing MATSRQKTGLRTEQGGRINRDKPIHFTFDGKAYQGFEGDTLASALLANGQHMVARSFKYHRPRGIVAAGSEDPAAIVQIGPDAVETDPNTRVTEQEIYEGLVASAQNCWPSLNFDIGIANDVLSDFFPAGFYYKTFMGPPLSWMRFEPIIRKAAGLGVAPADRDPDQYDSTNRHADVLVVGAGPAGLAAAKAAADAGARVILAEETNALGGALLSEPEGCVSLGGKPSDAVIEKMAADLEANPDVTVLTRTTGFGYYGDNFVGLWERVTDHLAPSDRITHVPRQKIWRVRAKQVILATGSLERPMVFDGNDRPGIMLAGAVRTFLNRYGVLCGHKALIFANNDSAWATAFDLQKAGSQIAAIVDIRRKISGELLQMAAERGIPIFAGSAIVGTKGRSRVAAADIRLIEEAGAISSKSNWIDCDLIASSCGWAPNVALFSQSRGKLYYDDDLQAFRPGTSWQKERSVGAANGSYDLQNCLDEGRKAGAAAAADTGFKKRIPKVLKASHSILLQTDLQILPQIPSPKAAKKVRAFIDLQDDVTTKDIKIAIQEGLHSVEHIKRYTTTGMGTDQGKIANLNAFAFIADHLGKSVPDVGVTTFRQPYKPVTMGALAGQHVGAHFMPRRTTAMHPWHRAQKDVIFEPVGDWLRPRAFLREGEDFHQAVQRETKAARTGIGVLDASTLGKIDVRGPDAREFLNRIYTNAWSKLAPGKCRYGLMLKEDGMVMDDGVTACLADDHFHMTTTTGGAANVLGHLEDYLQTEWPDLNVYLTTTTEQTAVASICGPGCDSLMAELLDDLDPDPETFKFMDWRDAHIQGIPVRVFRISFTGELSYEINIDASYGLWLWKKIFAQAKSEGGGYDITPYGTEAMHVLRAEKGFIIVGQETDGTATPIDLGMNWIVKKSGDFVGRRSLTRSDTSRDDRKQLVGLVTEQPDWVLMEGTQIIATQEEGAAPVPMLGHVTSSYLSPNLDRSIAMAMLEGGRSRVGQTLYASRNGDSAMAVRVVGTDFLKEREDGTI from the coding sequence ATGGCGACATCTCGACAGAAGACCGGATTGCGCACCGAGCAGGGTGGCCGCATCAATCGGGACAAACCGATCCATTTTACCTTTGATGGCAAGGCTTATCAGGGTTTTGAGGGCGATACACTTGCCTCAGCGCTTCTGGCAAATGGCCAGCACATGGTGGCGCGGAGTTTCAAATATCATCGCCCAAGAGGGATTGTTGCTGCTGGCTCTGAAGACCCGGCGGCCATCGTTCAAATTGGGCCTGACGCTGTGGAGACTGATCCAAACACCCGGGTTACCGAGCAGGAAATTTATGAAGGTCTTGTGGCCTCGGCTCAGAACTGCTGGCCGAGCCTGAACTTTGATATTGGTATTGCCAATGATGTCTTGTCGGATTTCTTTCCGGCGGGCTTCTACTACAAGACCTTTATGGGTCCGCCACTCTCCTGGATGCGGTTTGAACCGATCATTCGAAAGGCTGCCGGTCTTGGTGTTGCGCCAGCTGATCGTGACCCCGATCAGTATGACAGCACCAACCGGCATGCCGATGTACTGGTTGTCGGGGCAGGGCCAGCGGGGCTGGCCGCTGCAAAAGCTGCAGCCGATGCCGGTGCACGGGTTATTCTGGCGGAAGAAACCAACGCTCTTGGAGGCGCGCTTCTTTCTGAACCGGAGGGCTGTGTATCGCTTGGCGGAAAGCCGAGCGATGCTGTCATTGAAAAGATGGCGGCTGATCTGGAAGCCAATCCTGATGTGACCGTTCTGACCAGAACAACGGGATTTGGGTATTATGGCGATAATTTCGTTGGTCTTTGGGAGCGTGTAACGGATCATCTGGCACCATCGGACCGGATCACACATGTGCCAAGGCAGAAGATTTGGCGTGTGCGTGCAAAACAGGTCATTTTGGCAACTGGCAGCCTTGAGCGGCCCATGGTGTTTGATGGCAATGACCGACCTGGCATCATGCTGGCCGGGGCTGTACGCACCTTTTTGAACAGATACGGCGTCTTGTGTGGTCACAAGGCATTGATCTTTGCCAATAATGATTCGGCCTGGGCGACCGCCTTCGATCTGCAAAAGGCTGGTTCACAGATTGCAGCCATTGTTGATATTCGCCGAAAAATCTCCGGCGAGTTGCTGCAAATGGCGGCAGAACGAGGCATCCCGATTTTTGCCGGTTCAGCAATTGTTGGCACGAAGGGGCGCAGCCGTGTTGCAGCGGCGGATATTCGCCTTATTGAAGAGGCTGGCGCCATCTCGTCAAAATCCAACTGGATTGATTGTGATCTGATCGCGAGTTCTTGTGGTTGGGCCCCGAATGTGGCGCTGTTTTCACAGTCTCGTGGCAAACTGTATTACGATGATGATTTGCAGGCTTTTCGTCCCGGTACCTCCTGGCAAAAAGAACGTTCTGTGGGGGCTGCCAACGGATCTTATGATTTGCAGAACTGTCTTGACGAGGGACGAAAGGCCGGTGCTGCTGCAGCGGCGGATACAGGGTTCAAAAAACGCATTCCAAAGGTGCTGAAAGCCTCTCACAGCATACTGTTGCAGACCGATCTGCAGATTTTGCCGCAAATACCTTCGCCGAAAGCGGCCAAAAAAGTACGTGCTTTCATTGACTTGCAGGATGATGTCACGACGAAGGACATCAAGATTGCTATTCAGGAGGGGTTGCACTCGGTTGAACATATCAAGCGCTACACCACGACCGGCATGGGAACGGATCAGGGCAAAATCGCCAATCTGAATGCGTTTGCTTTCATTGCTGACCATTTGGGAAAGTCTGTTCCCGACGTTGGTGTGACCACGTTCCGGCAACCCTATAAACCCGTGACCATGGGCGCATTGGCGGGACAGCATGTGGGCGCGCATTTCATGCCGCGGCGAACCACAGCAATGCATCCCTGGCACAGAGCGCAAAAGGATGTGATTTTCGAACCGGTTGGCGACTGGTTGCGACCACGCGCGTTCCTGCGAGAGGGTGAGGATTTTCATCAAGCGGTACAGCGTGAAACAAAGGCGGCACGAACCGGCATTGGTGTGCTGGATGCCTCGACCCTTGGCAAGATTGACGTTCGCGGCCCGGATGCCCGGGAATTTCTCAACCGCATCTACACCAATGCCTGGAGCAAGCTGGCACCGGGCAAATGCCGCTATGGGCTGATGCTGAAAGAAGACGGCATGGTGATGGATGATGGCGTGACAGCCTGCTTGGCTGACGATCATTTTCATATGACCACGACTACCGGGGGAGCTGCCAATGTCCTGGGGCATCTGGAAGATTATTTGCAGACAGAATGGCCTGATCTGAACGTCTATCTGACCACCACGACGGAACAGACAGCTGTTGCGTCAATTTGCGGGCCGGGTTGTGACAGTCTGATGGCCGAATTGCTGGATGATCTGGACCCTGATCCTGAGACCTTCAAGTTTATGGATTGGCGGGATGCACATATTCAGGGCATTCCCGTCCGGGTTTTTCGGATATCGTTTACCGGTGAGTTGTCTTACGAAATCAACATTGATGCTTCATACGGCTTGTGGCTTTGGAAAAAGATTTTTGCGCAGGCCAAAAGTGAAGGTGGCGGATACGACATCACGCCTTACGGCACTGAGGCCATGCATGTTCTGCGTGCTGAAAAAGGTTTCATCATTGTCGGGCAGGAAACTGACGGCACGGCCACGCCGATTGATCTGGGCATGAACTGGATCGTGAAGAAATCCGGAGATTTTGTTGGAAGGCGTTCACTTACCCGATCGGATACGTCCAGAGATGACCGCAAACAATTGGTTGGCCTTGTGACTGAACAGCCGGATTGGGTGCTTATGGAGGGCACGCAGATTATCGCAACGCAGGAGGAAGGGGCCGCTCCAGTCCCCATGCTGGGGCATGTTACGTCCAGTTACCTAAGCCCGAATTTGGATCGTTCAATCGCAATGGCGATGCTGGAGGGCGGGCGCAGCCGTGTTGGCCAAACACTTTATGCCTCGCGCAACGGTGATAGCGCGATGGCCGTCCGTGTGGTTGGAACGGATTTTCTGAAGGAGCGTGAAGATGGCACCATCTGA
- a CDS encoding sarcosine oxidase subunit delta — translation MFVIDCPWCGERDMSEFSCGGEAHIARPEGSEQMTDEEWAQFVFIRKNSKGRYAERWNHAAGCRRWFNMLRNTATDQILAVYKMGETAPNVSTEEPVTPSGEAPIGSGNDAVKLMKPGEAL, via the coding sequence ATGTTTGTGATCGATTGTCCCTGGTGCGGTGAACGGGATATGTCCGAATTCAGCTGTGGCGGTGAAGCGCATATTGCGCGCCCGGAGGGATCGGAACAGATGACTGATGAAGAATGGGCACAGTTTGTGTTCATTCGAAAAAATTCCAAGGGCCGCTACGCGGAACGCTGGAACCACGCTGCCGGCTGCCGACGCTGGTTTAACATGTTACGCAACACGGCCACGGATCAGATTTTGGCTGTCTATAAGATGGGTGAGACAGCACCCAATGTTTCAACAGAAGAACCGGTGACACCAAGTGGCGAAGCACCGATTGGCTCCGGGAATGATGCCGTTAAGCTCATGAAGCCGGGCGAGGCATTATAA